The sequence below is a genomic window from Flammeovirga kamogawensis.
GAATAGTTCATAATTTTCAATTTTGTAATTGAATTCTTTCTCAAATTCTTTTAGTTTTTCGTTATAGTTTTTATTGTCCTATTGAGCTTATAAATAATATTAATATTATTACAGCCTAAAGTTGCAATTGTTATTAGAATTCAAGAAATATAAAAGTACCAAAACTAAAAAAGGTAAAGAGTGATACCATAATAACGAAATTAATAACATCTTATCTACAAAATTTTAAAAAACATTTCTGTCAAAAGTGAATCAGAACCGCCCATAAACAGAATCGGAAAATCTTAATTTCTATTTAGTTTTTTCAATCGAGTTAAATAGGCTTGTTCATAATTTCGCTTTAGTTTCTCTGATAGATATGATTGATTAATTAAAACTAAAACTTCTTCCTTTTTAGATCTCATCAGTGAGAAAATATTATCAATAATCTGTATTTTAATTCCTGCAATTTTACCAAGTTTATAAAATTGCTCATGAATTTTTCCTTTTGTCTGAGAAGGAGGTAATAACCCTTCCTCAAGGGCAAAATCTTTATCTGCTATATGTATGCGACTATTAAGTAAGTCATAAGCAGGGCTCATTTTGAAATCTCCAAATTGAGTTTCAATGAGAGAAAAATTTTTAAAATGAGCATCTCCATTAGACATCAAATAGTTAAATAGTATTAGTTGGAACAACTTTGGAGCCTCGACATGATATGCAGGGACATATTTTTTGAGTAGTTCAAACAATTGAAAATAATTACCTAAATATTTATAATTTTCTCCATGTGTTTGAGGCATTCTTTGTGATAAGGAAGCAAAATCTTCTTGTGCCCATTTTGTACTGTCATTTATAACATCAAATCGTTTTGTGATATAAGCAGGTTCTCCATCGTTAAAAAAAATTAGTGCATTCTCTGCAGTTTCTATATTAAAAACTTGCCTAGCTATTTGCATGGTTAAGTGTTCATTTGCTGGCATTTGTTCAGGATTTTTACCTGCATTGGGTTTAGGTTTAAGAATATATTGTCCTTGTTCACCTTCATTTATTAGTCGAAGTTTATTTATTTCCAATAAAACTGAAAACTTTTCTTGTACGCCTGAAATAGACATTCTCTTTTGATTATTTTCAAATAGCTCATTAGTCACTTCGTTTGATGCAGGTGATGCATAAGGAAGTAAATGACTTACTTTTTTTCCATTAAAAACACGTCTCAGTGCTGTTGATGAGTAGGTTTGGTTTCCTGGTTTTAACGTACCTGGACAAAATTGTATAGTAGGTAAATTCATTTCGTATTTATTTTCATGACTCTAACAGCACCAATAGTATCATTTGAAGCCGTATTTAGTAATAACCCAAAATAATCCGTTTTGTCAATGCGCATAGCATAACATACCACTTCTTTGTTAGTTCCTTCTGGTAGCATATTATAGAAAAATGGGAATAAAAAATTGGCTCTATATTCTTGCTTAACTTTTGGGAGTGTAAGACTGATTGCAGGTTTATCAGATGTATTAAACCATGTATCATAATAGCGGAAAATGAATGAACCGTTATCTAATTGGGTAAGCAGGCCTGCTTCTTCGCCTTTGTAGGTCACTCTTGCTTGTCTCATTTATTAATGATGAAGTGTTTTTACTTTTAATGATAACTCTAACCCCAGTGCATCTGCTAATTTACTGACAGTTTTCAATGTAGGATTACCTTTCCCACTTTCAAATTGTTTTAAGGTCCTTAAACCTACTCCTGATAATTCTGCTAGCATTTCTTGGTTTACTTGCAGTGTTTCTCTACGATTTTTTATCGTTTTAATTAATTCTGAAAAGTGCATCATAACGCTCTATTTATACTAAAAGTAAAAAAAAATCAGAAGAAAACAAAAAAAAGTGCATTATAATACACTTTATAGAATATGTAAGCTCTACCCCTCATTAATCACCTTCTTCAAAGTATGCTTATTAGGAAAGTCTTTACCATCCTTAATAGCCATTCTTACGTTATTCACTTCTGGCCAAATTTTCCATGTTGGGTTTTCAGTATATTTATTCAAGGCTACTTTTATAACACTTTTCTCTAAACCAATCTCCCCTAGCCTCATAGACAGTTTATCTAATTTCTCTTTAAACTCTGGTGATACACTCGGTGTACTTTCATCAAAAAGAGTTTGCTGTGTTGGAGCTTTCTTTGTTATTATTTCGTCAGTTTGTACATCTTTAGTATTACTTGACGTTTTAGGTAGCTTCCCTATTTGCTTTAAGTAAGTCTGTTTTGTCTTTTCGTCAGGTAATACATTATAAACAAGTAATTCTTCTGGAGAAAGTGCTAAAATATCTGCTTCTTCTTCTTTATGTGTACTATCCAACGTAAAAAAGAACGTTAGTTTATACACCTTTTTACCTTGTTTCTCTTCTTCATAGTATCCACTAATGTCTGTTTTCTCATTAATTTCACTGATAGATTTCTCTATAACAGCACGTTTAAACTGAGAATACGTACCATAAGTTTTAACATCTTGAATACCAAATTTGATCTTAAGGTTATCTACTGTAATGGAATATGGTTTATTAAATTTAGCTTGCTGTAAAAGGATTTCATAAAGTCTAATTGCAAAAGAAGACTTCATCTTACTCACTGTAGAATATAGGTATTCTGTATATGCTTCCTTAAGGTCTATAATAAGCGGTTTTAACTCATCATTAAGCTTATAGGCTAATTCTATCTTGTCTATGTCTTTATCGTTGTCTATGCTCCTAGCATCCCCTTGAAGGGTTGGAAAGATCACTATAGACTTAAACTTACCATCTAATTCAACATACAATGGCTTCATTTGCTGTAATGCAAAAAGAGCTTTCTTTGCTTTACGATAGTCATATATACTAGGATTTTTCTTTCCTGTAAATTCACGAATGCTAATAGAATGAAACGTATCTATATCATTTGCCCTTACTGCTTTAGCAATACAATAGATAAACAGTTTCTGTTCCACTGCTGATAAACCCTTTGTTTCGTTGTACAATATGAGTTTACTATGTTTTTTTACTATATCCTGTGCATTCATGATACTTCAGTTGAATCCTATATGTGTATAAACTAACGAAAACGATACGCATAATGCAAGTAAACCATATATTAAATACGTTGTTTTATACACATTAACGTTAATCTACACATCTTAAGCGTTAAACTGTACACTCAACGTTAAACAATACCTGCCTTTACGTTAAACTATACACTATTATTAGTCATATAGTACATTAAATTTCGTTAGTCTATACACATTTAAATAGTAATATTTAGTTGTTATAAACTGTAAATCAATTAGTTATAGTAATTTTTCAAACTTCCTTAATATTATTAATACTTCTAATATTTATTAATCTCTTTATAACTTTAATTCTTATTAAAGAAATCATATTTGATTATTAAGTAGGTTATAAATTGAAATTACTATACAATTCATAACTCATATTTGAGTTATGAATGCAATATATGATACTTTATTCACAAATAAAAGTCATATTTGAGTTGTTTTTATGAAAAAGTATAGCTTATATTGCATATATATAAATCATATATGAGTTATTATAAGTAATAATATGAGTACATTAATAGATAACATTAAATATTTTAGAAAAGAAAAAGGACTATCTCAAAAAGAAGTTGCGGCGAAATCAGAAATTTCCTTAGCAACTTACCAGAGAATAGAACAAGGAACTACTGATGTAGGGATGACTGACCTTTCTAAAATTTCGGACGTACTGGGAATAGGTGTAGATACACTAATGAAAAGGCGTTGTACCATAATTACATTAGCAAATACTAAAGGTGGTAGTGGAAAGACTACTATGGCAATACATATATCAAAACAATTAAAATTACTAACGGGCAAAAAGGTGCTTGCGTTTGATACAGATATTCAGGAATCATTATCAAATGTACATTCTGACGATAGTATAGTTGATTTGGTAACTTTTGATCACACAAAGAAATTTGTGAGTAAGGAATCTTCTATCAGAACTCAATTGGTCAATCTTTCTAAGGAATACGACTATATTATTATTGATACTGCAGGTTCGTTTGAATCTTTTACTTTCCTATCTGCAATTATTGAAATGTCTAATATTCTAATTGTTCCTTTTCAATTAACACGTATGTCTATTTCAGGTACTGAGTTTATTGAGGAATTGATTGTTGAAACAAATGCTCATAGAAGTGAGCAAGGTAAGCTACCTACTAAAGCGGTAGCTGTTGCCACAATGGTTAATAAGAGAGCAAACGAAGTAAAGATATTAAAGGATATTGAGTTTGAAGGAATAAATGTACTAACCAACGTAATTAGTAATTCTGTAGAGTATAGTAGAACAGATGATTTATCTACTTCATTTACAAATGCATCAATAAAAAAAGAATTTGATAAATTTATGGATGAGCTAGAGAAATATACTGGTTTATCTAATTAATACATTTTTCTTAACGATCTAGTATAATACACAATCTATGGCAAATCTTAATATAAATACGAACCGTAAGAAAAAGAATAGAACAGTATTCGATAGGGCTGCCCAAAATGAAGCCTCTATTGATCGTAATAACTATATAGAAAGAAATGGAATCGTAATTCTTCCAGAGTTAGAATCTTATATCAGAAAACAAGATGTTGAAGAAGCTGAATTGTTTCGTGAATCTATAGAAACTGAAGGAATTAGAGAACCGCTTTTGTTGGTGAATATTCCTGGTCATGATAATCTATTGATTGATGGTCACCATAGATATAAAGCTTCTGAGAACTCCCCTACTGTTCCGGTTAAATACATTACTTCGCTAAACACTTTAGATGAGGTAAAAGTATGGATGCTTAAAAATCAGTTAGGACGTAGAAACTTAAAGGATTTTGAGCGTATTGAATTATCAGAAAAGTTATTGAGTTTTAATGCAAAACTTGGTATAGAAAAGCGAGTGCAAAATGCTTCAAAAAACGAAAGTGCAAATTTGCACTTTCGAAATGAGGAAGAAAGTGCAAGCCCTAAAAAAATAGATCATACTCAGAATATTGCAGATACAGCCAATACATCAAGAAGAAATACAGCAAAAGCTCTTAAGATTATCAGAGAAGCACCTGAAGAATTAAAAGACCTGGTTCGCTCTGGAGAAAGATCAATTCATAGTGCATATCAAGAAATTACTAAGAAAGCGAAAGCTGAAAAAGTAGAGAAAACGCCAAAGGTTAATTTAAAAGAAACATCTCTTCAAGAAAAATTGAATGATTCTTCTAATGAAATTACAGCAAAAGGAAAAATTAATACTTTAGATAATACTTATCTATCATTTAAGAACTCTCTATCAAAAGGAAATAAAGAACTAGCGAAAACAGAGCTAGATAATATGATTCATTTAATTAATGAATTGAAAGCCAACCTTTAGAATAAAAAATCAAATATAAAAAAGAGGGAGCCAATACAAATCGCCAAACCCGTATGCACCCCCCTCATAACCTTATACAAAGTTATAATTATGTCAAAAGTACAAAATATTCCGTATTTATTGATCATCGGATTATGTTCTCTTTATTCGATGTATGTAGTTACTCACTTCCTGATGTTCTTAGGGATTGATGAAAAAGTAGCTATGGGAGTCTCAATTGTGATAGCCTATATCACCCACTCTATCATTTTTGATACAGCAAAAACTATTTTTGCAACAAAGAAATTTTCATCCAATATCATTTTAGCGTTAACTTTTTGTGCTTCTATTGTAGTAATGGAATACTATGGTTTGAATCATAAAATCAGAACATCTGAAGTAGACAATACTAAGGTAGAAGTTCTGGGAGCACAATTGGTAAATTTGAGAAATCAGTTAAGCCAAACAGGAGTTTCAAACCATTATGCTAAAGTTGAGTTAAGAAGAAGCCTTAAAGTACAAATCAAGGAAATTCAAGCCGAAATCAAGGGAGCCAAGCTTGAATTAGCTAATCAGAAAGAAACTGCAGATGCTAAAACAGAGATGTTCTCCTTCTACTCTATAATTGTTTTAGTGTTATCAATTTTAGCATCTATTGAAGTAACAAAAGGGATAGATAACAAAGAGTTCAAGCTTGATAGTACAAGCTTATCTCAAGAGATGAAACAAGAAGGAAACCTTAATTTCAAGCTTGAAAACAAGAATAATCAACATCAGATAAGAAGTAATCAATCTATTGGGTTTTCATTTAATGCAGGTACAAAAGAAGAAAGGTTGTATCAAGCTTGGGAAGGTGGAGAAAGAAATATTGCCAAGCTTTGCAAGATGGTGAAGAGTAATCCAGTTTTGATAAAGCAGATGATTTCAGATTTAAGGCTTTCTGATCGTTTATCTTCTTAAGATAGTAGAAGAAGAATTTATTTATGCTTCTCCATTTATGTTTAGAACCAATTATAGTTGGTGAAATATATTTAAAATTGAAGGTACAAGTGAATAATCATTTGTACCTTTTTTCATAAATTGATTTTCATAGAAACTAACATATTGACAAATGGAAAATAAGATACTAGTAGTAGATATTGAAACAACAGGATTCCTTAATCAAGGTGGTCATATTGCTGAAATTGGTATTGTAGAATTGGATCTCCAAACAGGAGCTAAAGAGATAATATTTGATGAAGTTTGCCACGAGAAAGGAATGACTTTGGAGAGTGTTCAAAATAGTTGGATAGTAAGTAATGGTTTTATGACTGTGGAGGAAATTAGACACAGCAAAAACTTGGAAGTATACCGTAGTCAACTTCAAGATATTTTTAATCAGTACCGCACAGGAGCAACAGCTTATAACCGATCTTTTGATTTTGATTTCTTGGAAAGTAGACGTTTTCAATTTCCTGCAAAGCTTCCTTGTCCAATGGAGCTATCAACAGATATTTGTAAGGTATCTTGGAATGACTACTACCAAAAATGGAAATGGCCGAAAGTAGAAGAAGCTTATGATTTTTTCTTTCCTGATAATGATTATACTGAATTACATAGGGGAGCAGATGATGCTTTTCATGAAGCAGATATTGTAATGGAATTGTATAGGAGAGGAGTTTTGGAGGTTTAATCTTTTTAAACCAATTTAGTAATAATCTATTCAAAAAAATCAATAAACTAATGAGTAAATTAAAAGTGTTGAATATTAAAATAGCTGTTCAACTTAGACCTATACTAAGTAAATACATCATTACCTTACAAGATGAATATAAAGGGAATGAGTATTATAAGAACTTCAAAAATGAGATATTTAAGGTGAAATCTAGCCAAGTAAGTGTAATTCAAAAAATGCTAAGTGCTGAAATAGAAAAGAAAAGTGGTGATCATGATGCTGTAGAACTAAATCTTCCTAAAGATGATCATAATAGATTATACTTAGTTCTTTTGGATGTATTGAAGGAATTTAAATATCAATTTCTTAGTACTGAATTTGAAAATCTTAAAGATGTTGAAAAAACCAAAGAATATAAGGAGCTATATCTTAAGTTGAAAGGAATAATTGATGATCATTTTGGTAATGTAGAAGGTGTTTAATCATGGTTACTGACTTTGAAGTAAGTAAAGTTTATGTTTCTGATATTTTATCAAGAAAAGATGAGTTCCAACCCATTTTTGCTGAACTAAAATCAATATTAGAGAGACATAAAGTATCACTTATACGATTACCTAAAACGAAAGATATTTGGGCTAGAGACTATATGCCAGTACAGGTTTCTAATAGCAAATTTGTGGAGTTTAGATATGATCCTGATTATTTACAAGGAGCTAGAAAAGGGTATAGAAATCTAAAGTCTTATCCTGATATCATATGTGATGAAATAGGTTTATCTACTGTAAAAACGGATATCATTCTTGATGGTGGAAATATGGTGAAGTCAAAAAGAACCCTGATAATGACAGATAAAATATTTCACGAGAATCGGAATGATTATACCAAAAAGGAATTGCAGAGACAATTACATTCTTTATTTGAAATTGAAAATATCATCACAATACCACAAGATCCTCTTGATAAATATGGGCATACTGATGGTATGTTGAGGTTTATCACTGAAGATACAGTATTAGTAAACCCTTTTTATGAGAATGATAAAACAATCGTCTCTGTTTTAAATAAGACGAAGTTAAGTACAGAATTTTTAAAATATGATGTAAAAAAACTTGATAAAAGGAGTTGGGCGTATATGAACTTCTTACAAACAAAAGATCTAATTCTACTTCCTAAATTTAATATTGAAGAAGACAATTTAGCTCTTGAGCAAATGAGAAAGTTCTATCCTAATTATAAAGTTGAACAAATAGAAATGATAAACATTGTAAAGTATGGAGGTGCTTTGAATTGTATTACTTGGACAACACTATAACTAAAATGAATATGACTTCTATTGAAAAAAGATACTTTGAATTAAAGTACAATCATAAAATTAACGAGTTCTATAAAATTGATGATCTTAAGAAATGGCCTAAAGGAACAGCTAAATCAAAATATAAGAGACTAGATAACTTTTACTGTGATGAATTAGGAATAACCTTGATTGAACTTGAAAAAGTAATCAATGACTTTAAAGAATACCACCACCTTTACCAAAAGTATTTTAATGAAGATCGAAAGGAGTTTTTCGCAAACCCGAATAGGCTAATCGAATGGTTTAATAATCAAAATAATTCTTGTCACTATTGTGATATTACCCAGAAGGAGCTTCTAAAAATTGTTGAGCTAAGAGGTGGAAATATGACTTTGAATAACCTACAAAAGCGATCTAAAGGAAGTTTAGAAATAGAGAAGTTGGATTCAAATAAAGGTTATACTTTTGATAATTCTGTACTAGCTTGTCCTTTTTGTAATAACGCTAAAAGTAATCTGATTTCTGATGAAGATTGGAAGAAATACTTTTCAAAACCTATGAAGAGATATCTATTATCTCTAAATAAGAAATAAAATAATTTACTCGCTTCTCACGCACCCACACCAAGCTTCACTTCATTCCATTTGGCTAAAGCCTGCATCTCCATTCCGTTTGCGGTGGGGTACATTCGTCGCTCATTTTCTTGGTGGAGTTCGTCTAGTAACAACAAAAGAATAATGATAGCTAGGTATTCCAATATAAGACCTAAGCTATCTTAACATAATGCCGTCTTATAAAAAGCCTACGGCTATTTTTTATAAGGGCATTATGTTAAATAGCCACGCAAAGGGGCAAAAAGTCATAAATGCCTTTTCGCCCCCTTTTCGGCTGACCCGCCACTTTCCAACGCCCGACGCTCCACAATCCAAAACCAGGCAACTATTTAAATTGATAATCGAGTACTATTTTTTAGATTGTTTCCTCCCCTCCAGTGATCCAACTCCACCACAAAAGCCAATAGAAAAAATAATTTCAGTTGTAAATCTGAAAGCCTTCAATCATTTTTCTATCCGCTTTTGCTTCGCACGATGGCAGTAGATAATTTTTAAATTGTTCGTACCTCACAAATTCAAAATTACTACAGCCACTTTCTCTGACTCGCCTAACGAAAAACTCTTCGAGTATGCTTGTAGTAAACTGAAATAAAAACGGTTCCCGTTCAAACATTTCTTACCAAGCCCACCCCCCGAAAGTGTATCATTCGCATAAATTCCCAAGTCCCCCTTTTTATTAGCTATTACTTTAATTGGAAAAATAATCTGAAGTAGAAAAGGAGTATCAACAAAAGAAAGAAAAAAGTATTCTTCAAATTAAAGTTTCTAACTTTACGGGCGTATCAAAAAATATAAAGTATCATGATCAATAAACTAATCTTTCTAAGTACATTCTTACTTTTAAATATACCCGCCTTTTCTCAAATATTATGTGGATATAATTTCAAAGATATTTATGATGTTTCAAAGCTAGATACGCATTCTATCAATAAAGTATTTTATGAACCTAGACAGGCTGAATATCTTGATGTAAAAGGAAAAATACATTGTATATTCACTCAAAAAGGTGAGTTAATTAAAATTATTTTTACCTCAGAAACGTTAAATATAAATTCTTTTAAATTACAGGATTTTTTAGAAGAATATGCTAAAGATCAAATGATTACTGTAGAAGATCTTAAACAAGGAGATGAAACAAACTACATAACAGTTTCTTGTACGGATACTTTTCGATGGTACTTAGATACGCAAAGAGATTATAGTTCTGATGATTATAATAACTCGTTGGTGATTAAAGTCTTTATCTCAAATGATTCTATTTGGAATAAGCAAAGAAAGCTCAAAGGCAAAAAAACTATGTCAGACTATGAAAGAATGTGTAATTAAAACTCATTGCTTTTCAAATAATCAGTGCTTTTATTGTACTGAATACATTAATCACTACACACTGTACTAATAAATAAAACAAAAGTACCTTCTTCCTTACTCAGTGCCACACTTTCCTTTGAAACCAATTTCAAAAACAAAGTAACAAGTTTCTCAACCTGGTACTTCTGCAGAATAACACTAGATGCTAAATCATAGTGCTTTTTATCATGCTGCATAAACTTCAAGCAGATGGAATCAATAAGCTGATACAATTCATCTTTCTTGTAATTAAATGGGAGAGGACCTTTTTGTTTGATGTATAGATTCTTGGTTTTGGTGACAGTTTGTACTGATGTATTTAACGACTTAGCAATATCTCTTACGGACATTCCAAAGGCTGTATAGCTAATAATATCTTTTGTCCTTTGACTTGATATAAAGTCATTTTCTTCAATCTTCTTTCTACCAACGGTAGTTTTATTCTTTTCTAAAGTGGCAACTCTTTTACTACTACTACTAAGTGGTTTTAGCTGTTTGCTGATAAGCTCTAATATATGATCAGGGAAAGAGAAGTACTCTGTTTTAGCATCAAAGGCTGTGATATTGTACTGTTTAAATTGCATCTTGAAGAAGTACTCCAAGTAACTTTTCTTGTTGATGATATAGATTGGACTGATTTCAATTTTATTGAAGTAATGCTTTAAGTCTGCTTTGATTTCTTTCTCTCTGCTTCTGAAATCTCTGCCGGTAATACCAATCTTATGAAAGGTACTTCCATCAGCAATTACTTGAATAAAATAGAGTTTCTTAGCATCTAGGTTTTGGAGGTATTGAAGTTTATTCTCTACATCATCCAAAAAATATTTTTCTGCTTTGTCAAAGTTTTTCTGATAAGCTATTGTCTTTTGGTAAAGAGGATAGAAGTTACTAGGAAGTGGTTTGTTATCATGATAAATAAATATCTGTTTATCGTCTTCATCAATATCAACAACATTCGGTAGCCAATGGACTGATTTTTTAATTAAAAGCACCTTATGATCGAATTTCTCATATTTGAAGTGACCTTTTGTATAGTGAAACTCTTTTACGAAATCATTGAAAGTACCTATGATACGTTCGTTATCATTCTTCTTAATTACAGCATTGAAACTCTTTATTAAATCATCATTTTTCTTTGTTCTTGATAGTTTGTTGGCTTTTTGAAAGTGTTTGAATACTGATTTTACTTCTTTAGCAATGGCTTCATCTTCTTTCAATACTAGTTGTATGCCTTGGTACAGCTCAATAGAAGAGGGGATATAACTTTTAGAAAATTGTACATAGCTTCTAAATGTATTAAAGCCACCTTTATATACAGGTTTTGTTTGAGAGATAAATTTCTTATACATCTCAATCATTGTAGGACTTCCTGCAGGTGTTTCTCCTGTAATGGAAATACACGACGTACCCTTATCCTTATGTGCAAAGTGACTTTCTTTCACTCTACCACGTTTAGGAATCAGTGTTTGTCTGCAGTTGTTACAGATGAAGGAATGGCTCTTGTCTGCTTCTTCAATACTTATCAATTTCTTGATAGTTGTATCAAAAGCGTATTTAATTGTTATCATATTTATTAGTACACTATGTAATGATAAATATAATAAATTTATAGCTGTTATTATAAGATTAGTTTAATGGATCTTTCTACTTTAATTTCGAAAAAACAAAACTTCATGTAATTGATTTTTATATTCTGACTTGCCAATTTATCCACTTCAGTCTATTTTAGC
It includes:
- a CDS encoding type II toxin-antitoxin system HipA family toxin, which translates into the protein MNLPTIQFCPGTLKPGNQTYSSTALRRVFNGKKVSHLLPYASPASNEVTNELFENNQKRMSISGVQEKFSVLLEINKLRLINEGEQGQYILKPKPNAGKNPEQMPANEHLTMQIARQVFNIETAENALIFFNDGEPAYITKRFDVINDSTKWAQEDFASLSQRMPQTHGENYKYLGNYFQLFELLKKYVPAYHVEAPKLFQLILFNYLMSNGDAHFKNFSLIETQFGDFKMSPAYDLLNSRIHIADKDFALEEGLLPPSQTKGKIHEQFYKLGKIAGIKIQIIDNIFSLMRSKKEEVLVLINQSYLSEKLKRNYEQAYLTRLKKLNRN
- a CDS encoding HipA N-terminal domain-containing protein, with product MRQARVTYKGEEAGLLTQLDNGSFIFRYYDTWFNTSDKPAISLTLPKVKQEYRANFLFPFFYNMLPEGTNKEVVCYAMRIDKTDYFGLLLNTASNDTIGAVRVMKINTK
- a CDS encoding helix-turn-helix domain-containing protein → MHFSELIKTIKNRRETLQVNQEMLAELSGVGLRTLKQFESGKGNPTLKTVSKLADALGLELSLKVKTLHH
- a CDS encoding replication initiation protein; this translates as MNAQDIVKKHSKLILYNETKGLSAVEQKLFIYCIAKAVRANDIDTFHSISIREFTGKKNPSIYDYRKAKKALFALQQMKPLYVELDGKFKSIVIFPTLQGDARSIDNDKDIDKIELAYKLNDELKPLIIDLKEAYTEYLYSTVSKMKSSFAIRLYEILLQQAKFNKPYSITVDNLKIKFGIQDVKTYGTYSQFKRAVIEKSISEINEKTDISGYYEEEKQGKKVYKLTFFFTLDSTHKEEEADILALSPEELLVYNVLPDEKTKQTYLKQIGKLPKTSSNTKDVQTDEIITKKAPTQQTLFDESTPSVSPEFKEKLDKLSMRLGEIGLEKSVIKVALNKYTENPTWKIWPEVNNVRMAIKDGKDFPNKHTLKKVINEG
- a CDS encoding AAA family ATPase, whose product is MSTLIDNIKYFRKEKGLSQKEVAAKSEISLATYQRIEQGTTDVGMTDLSKISDVLGIGVDTLMKRRCTIITLANTKGGSGKTTMAIHISKQLKLLTGKKVLAFDTDIQESLSNVHSDDSIVDLVTFDHTKKFVSKESSIRTQLVNLSKEYDYIIIDTAGSFESFTFLSAIIEMSNILIVPFQLTRMSISGTEFIEELIVETNAHRSEQGKLPTKAVAVATMVNKRANEVKILKDIEFEGINVLTNVISNSVEYSRTDDLSTSFTNASIKKEFDKFMDELEKYTGLSN
- a CDS encoding ParB/RepB/Spo0J family partition protein, with translation MANLNINTNRKKKNRTVFDRAAQNEASIDRNNYIERNGIVILPELESYIRKQDVEEAELFRESIETEGIREPLLLVNIPGHDNLLIDGHHRYKASENSPTVPVKYITSLNTLDEVKVWMLKNQLGRRNLKDFERIELSEKLLSFNAKLGIEKRVQNASKNESANLHFRNEEESASPKKIDHTQNIADTANTSRRNTAKALKIIREAPEELKDLVRSGERSIHSAYQEITKKAKAEKVEKTPKVNLKETSLQEKLNDSSNEITAKGKINTLDNTYLSFKNSLSKGNKELAKTELDNMIHLINELKANL
- a CDS encoding 3'-5' exonuclease family protein — encoded protein: MENKILVVDIETTGFLNQGGHIAEIGIVELDLQTGAKEIIFDEVCHEKGMTLESVQNSWIVSNGFMTVEEIRHSKNLEVYRSQLQDIFNQYRTGATAYNRSFDFDFLESRRFQFPAKLPCPMELSTDICKVSWNDYYQKWKWPKVEEAYDFFFPDNDYTELHRGADDAFHEADIVMELYRRGVLEV
- a CDS encoding agmatine deiminase family protein; this encodes MVTDFEVSKVYVSDILSRKDEFQPIFAELKSILERHKVSLIRLPKTKDIWARDYMPVQVSNSKFVEFRYDPDYLQGARKGYRNLKSYPDIICDEIGLSTVKTDIILDGGNMVKSKRTLIMTDKIFHENRNDYTKKELQRQLHSLFEIENIITIPQDPLDKYGHTDGMLRFITEDTVLVNPFYENDKTIVSVLNKTKLSTEFLKYDVKKLDKRSWAYMNFLQTKDLILLPKFNIEEDNLALEQMRKFYPNYKVEQIEMINIVKYGGALNCITWTTL
- a CDS encoding competence protein CoiA family protein, with translation MITIKYAFDTTIKKLISIEEADKSHSFICNNCRQTLIPKRGRVKESHFAHKDKGTSCISITGETPAGSPTMIEMYKKFISQTKPVYKGGFNTFRSYVQFSKSYIPSSIELYQGIQLVLKEDEAIAKEVKSVFKHFQKANKLSRTKKNDDLIKSFNAVIKKNDNERIIGTFNDFVKEFHYTKGHFKYEKFDHKVLLIKKSVHWLPNVVDIDEDDKQIFIYHDNKPLPSNFYPLYQKTIAYQKNFDKAEKYFLDDVENKLQYLQNLDAKKLYFIQVIADGSTFHKIGITGRDFRSREKEIKADLKHYFNKIEISPIYIINKKSYLEYFFKMQFKQYNITAFDAKTEYFSFPDHILELISKQLKPLSSSSKRVATLEKNKTTVGRKKIEENDFISSQRTKDIISYTAFGMSVRDIAKSLNTSVQTVTKTKNLYIKQKGPLPFNYKKDELYQLIDSICLKFMQHDKKHYDLASSVILQKYQVEKLVTLFLKLVSKESVALSKEEGTFVLFISTVCSD